In the Pecten maximus chromosome 5, xPecMax1.1, whole genome shotgun sequence genome, tacagtatatactaaatTTATTATTTAGGTCTCTGAATAGGGCTATCATATAGATCTACATATGTACGTGTATGTTACGTCGGACAGTTgctttttatcaatttcaagTAAGCTTACACTAGATATCTAGTTACGTACATCTGAAGCTTTACACTTGTTTTCCGATcccaaattataaaaaaaatgtaacagtTATGTATACTTGaatgaatattgaataaaatattgttaaaactAGCCTAACTATAGACTTACATATACAACAATATTGCAGTCCATCAATCTGTGACCCACCATCTGTGTTATTCGTGTTTTATCCGTGTTTTACCCCGCGCCTCGCCTGTGAGCCGATCGAGTATTCGCGTGAAGTAGGCCTAACGTTAGGCTAAGTTATCATGAAACGGAAGACGAAGTATGAAGGAAGTACGAGATAGCATTGTATCGACATAAGTACGAGATAGCATTGTATCGACATATCAAGTGTAGGCAACAGTATACATCTACATGCAACGTCTTTCTGCATTGCTTGTACTTTAGACCCATTGCATCGTCTGTCATTTACaataggggaggtaactcgaaCAGTAAAAGTCATGATATTGTATGTGATAGGAACAATTTTAATAATTCTGCTTGTGGGCTGGTTCTCAAAATCAGATCCGCCGGCAAAATGTGGGATTTATACACAGCCGAACAAATGGTATCCTCTCAAGTACCAATTTCTTTTATTCGTGTTAAAATTAAGACGCCGAAAGAATGCGAAAATGGACACTGCGACAGGTGAGAATGCTGGATATGGCGTGAGGTCCAGGTCCAGTGCGGCAGACATGGAAAAAGTCCAGACACTACCTCTAGATAAACCAAAGGTAAGTCAAATCGTGTGCTAGGTCGAGATTGTATCTAGTCCATCAAGGTCTTATTGTCACACCACAATAAGTGTCAATGTCGCTAAAATCTGAAGAAACGGAGATTTATGACATTAATTACACTGGAatctggtacattgtataacctCATGATCAtgtaacagtacagtacagtagaatCTATACATGCATGGAAGGCTGAACTGTTTTACCTTCCTGATCAAATTAAAGCTTAGATATACTGACTATATGTGTGTTCAATCgcacaatatacaaataatgtatgtcacagtcactgtatcatatgtacacattattttacatctttattgtatattataacttattgcagtacataatgtatatggaCATGCAGTTATGGCAAGCCGTTTaaacatttaatcccatttcctcttaaggtaaaaaatatgcttcaaatttatttcacttaagtgaaatacataaatgtactttttaccttaaggttaaaagactttttttgcattatgttttatttcacttaagtgaaataaattttattcatcttaagggaaaatctttttcacttaagtgaaataaaacataatgcaaatgcTGCTGTTGAGTAAATCGGACACCCACTCTCATGTATCAGATATGGACTAGTCCATCTATTGACCAAGCATTGGGTGTTTAATTTCTGACCAATTCGAGACCTTTTCCCTACTTCATTTGTTGTTGGTAAATGTCTGGCTttcagttgttgtttttttgtattgtgCCTAATTATAATTGATTGTAAATGCTTCATTGCCTATGTACATCTGTATTAATCATTATCATTACAGGCAGTTGATGCTGTTTACTTCAATGGAGGGAACAAGGATGGTCAATATTTTGTGGCTGCCACAGCCAGGAGGCAAAACAATGTAGTCCAGACTGTCCTGTACATCAGAGTAAGTCTCCTCTCCCCAAATTATGTCAATAAGCCTCCCACATCTCGTGTATCTTTACATCAGAGTAGTCTCCCTTGTCACACAGAgatctgtattttaatattAGTCCCTTTTGTTCCATTTCTTAGTCACCCCTGTCCAACCTCTATATATCTGAGTATATTTGACCTGTCATACATCCCATAATACACcagagtgtatatatatagctgccTCTCCTTTTTAAAGTAATCACTCCTGTCCCACCTCTATATCTGAGtagaggtacggacaaaagcccccccggacattagcccccccggacattagcccctaggacaaaagcccctccggacaaaagccccttcacactaatcaaaaagtggacaaaagccccttcataaaaaaaaatgatatttatttttttattgatttttaattgcaaaaaaaacatgtcatcagtggcttcggcaaaagccccttcataaaaaaaatgatatattttttttttatgatttttaattgctacatatacatatgtcatcagtggcttcggcaatgtaaacaaccggttccaacaacaactacttgaactgttacataaacaataagctgttacacaggtgtttggtgggtttttcattgatgttgtgttctcctggaaagaaatatatcattaatggcttcattgtttctttgattttaatcattcctaaaattaacCTTTTCTTATTACAAtgcagagcaacatgtttggttaggtacttattatatcataatttgagacactgcaaacagggatcaaatgtttatttcttttgtaggcatttctttgattatcaatatttgcagtatattaggaagtcaaaaattatgtgtaatcagtaacaatatgttcatcatggagagttttcctgaaatatttagcctacttaataatataaagtttgaaaaaataaattatgatgtttaaccacagacatataatgctacactgacattgaaccaaggaccttcattttccacacaattattctccaaatttcagagataaaaacaacaatatatatatatatagtttctgtttttcaaaagtacagatttatataaagtataccagctaaatttctAAAGAAGGGGCTtctgtccgggggggctaatgtccggggggcctttcgtccggaggggcttttgtcctaggggctaatgtccgggggggctaatgtccgggggggcttttgtcctacactcatCTGAGTACTCTCTCATATCTCATCTCATCATTAGAGTAGTCTCCCCTCCACTCATATTTCTACATAGAATAGTCCCCTTAATTTATCCCATCTTAACACCAAAGTACTCTCCCCTTATCTATACTGTACATAAAAGGGCATTGTTGGAAACCCACGGCCGGTTGATTGCACTGCCACTATAGTCTCATCTGTCCTATCTCTACATCAGAGTAGTCTCCCATGTCCCATCTCAGCTTCAGATCAGAGCTATCTCCTAAGGTCCATATTCACATGTACGTCAGAGTATTCTCCTCTACTTTATCTTTATACCAGAGTAGTCTACCCTGGCATACCGCTACATCAGAGTAGTCTCCCCTGCCACACAGATCTCTACAATAAAATAGTCATCTTTATCCCTTCTCCACAGCAGAGTAGTCTCCCCTGTCACATATTATCTCTATAATTGAGGAAGTTATAAATGTATGCTATATCTTAACCTCTACCTTAGAGGAAATCTTATCTCCCTTTCTCCATGCATCCTCCTCCTCCATACATTTGTTTGTCATTGTAAATGAAGTTCATCTTTTTTACCCTAGCAGCAcattaattgaatattttttcaatattatgaATGTCTATATGAGTTTTTAACTGACAGGAGTTTAATATGGTGCTGATATATTGTTGCAGCTCCCTGGTGTTGGTCTCCTGGAGATTCCATCTAAACCAGACACCAAACTGCACAGTACAGATCCACAGGCCTTTGCTGCTGGGGGACTGAAACTGGAACCAGTAGACCCAATGAAAACCTGGAAAATATCTTACAAAGGTAAACTAAGGTGGGTAAGTAATATTTCATATAGAGTAAAACTCGTATAAGTCAAAATGTAtgggaccaagcaaaatatttgaCTTATCCGATGATTTGACTGATCAGTGTCTTTGTGTATATGGAGACATAATGACATTTTACTGACCTGAGTATCATCGGCTGTATGCCAAATATTTGCTTGATAACATGATCTAAAATAAGAAATGAATGGtaacaaacaaattaatttcaaatgataacaattattcatttatttgataaacCATATTATGCACGGTAACAGATCATAACAATTAAACATGTATAAAATTGTGAATGCAGTTAAAGGTTAGGAGGATGCATAAGTGTTAAGATACATTTTCCATAAGTTAATACAGAAGTGTTCATCCCTTCACTCATTTAGGATTTTCCTCAAATTGTAACGTATGGTTTATCCGAATTACGACATCAAAGTTTGTAACCTTCAACctgatgtgttgtgtatgatTCATAGGTGTTTACAGGAAAATCAGGCTCAGGTGGCATCTCCTAGCTATTATCAGATTTATTTAGGATGAGCTAATATGCTGTAGTTTCCCCAATAGAAAAGTTTCAGGGCCCTATGGGGAGTTTAGGGTAAACCAATACACATAACTTGACATAAGGTCACTATAATGTTTAGTATCAATGAAGCTTTCCCCTGTCCAAGGATGAACCccataaatatattaaaaatcatGATCAAATATAAAATTAGATATGAAGAATAAacacattataaaacattaaaattgtgGTTTAAAGGtttcatttacatttacaaaacaaatcaaaagcCAGAGATATGTTTTCTCTATTTTAGTGCAATTATTTAAAGAAAGTGTGCTAAAGAAACTAAAAATGTTAAACTCTGTACATTTCTTTTCTTTGATATTATTTCAGAAATCATGAAACTCTTGAAGAGCTAgaggtgacctttgacctcacCTGGACAGCTTTCACTCCGTACTTTGATTTTGACACTGACCTTCACCCAAACGTCATGGCGGCATCTATTGCTAAAGAAAAGTGGTCCAGAAACTATTTTGATGTCCTTAAAAGGTAAATAGCCATGCAATGTAACACACAGTGGTATCATACATTTGGGAATGATTGAATCAATCACTGACAAATTCAGTGGTTGGAGTTCCTCCTGTATAGATAAAGTATAACCTTTGTACAAAAGATAACCTTCAGGAATTGATTCTTGAGCTtcttaaaattttattttatacctgttttttaaaaaatgatcagtatacagtgtaaatataagtGCTTTTACTAAAAAAAAGGAGGCAAATTAAAAATTCTATTGAAATTAAAAGTAGGGTCCTTTCCTACAGAAACTAGATTACTAATGCAATCTTTTTCATTGCAGTGTCCATCAAACACACTATGAACAGTTTGGTGAAATAACAGGTGTAGTCAATATAACAGGAGTAGGGGATAAGATGGTTAAAGTTCAAGGGGTCAGGGACCACTCTTACGGTAAGTATACTATAGTCAAACAGGCATGTCCCTCCTTTGGTAGATACACAGCCATGTATCAACATTGTACAATCTTTGCAGTCAAACCCAAGACCAGCTATCGTGAAAGTTTTAGGAATGAGACAAATAATGATGAgcatttcataaaatttcataGTGTACATGCACTACAGGTAGCTACAGGGTCAGAAGCCATTAACTATTTTCACTCATCGCAAGTACAGACTGTACAATACTGACAGGGAAGCAATGTCATCTCTGATAGATCATATAGAGATTCAAAGTAGCTTTTAATgcaaattttacatttattatatttatttattatacattacATTTATAGCATAAGTTTTGCTTGTTTCCAGGAAACATCCGTGATTGGCGGTACTTCCATAGGTATGCCATCAACTATGCTACATTGTCTGACAAGACAGCAGTCTGCATAGGCTGTATATCCATGCCTATCACCATGACCAGGTAATTAGGCTCATCACCTCATGATcagtgggtcaaggtcactcattCACACagaatgaatgaccttgacccactttTAAGGTCAGTGCAAATGTGTTAAAAACTTTAAACAGTGTCTTCTAATTTACTAAAAGATTCAGGATAGCAGTAATTGGCCAGTAGCATGTACATATTGGGGTTGAAGACTTTCAAGGTACCACAAATATCTTACCAAGGTACCACAAATATCTTACCAAGGTACCACAAATATCTTACCAATTTCTTATTACCAGGTTATAATTAAGATGGACAGCATCACAATTTATACTAGTCCAAATTTTCTGATGGTCTTACTTTGTAGATACGTCAGAACTTCTCACATACAAAAAATGAGCATTTTTTTCCGACCCACCTATGGTCGGCGTTCGAACAACATTTACTCCCATTCCCTTCAACCTGTGCCAGGTTGAAGGGAATAAgggaaatattgtttaaacgTTGACCTGAGAGTGGGTTGGAAAAATTGCTCGTTTTTTGTATGGCGAGAGTTCTGATGTTATTAACATCAGAACTCTTTGGATTAAATTTACACATCACTGTGACATATGCTGAAAGGAAGGAGAGTGTTATCTGTACATTCAttatattctatgtaatatatatatttttccaaACTTCTTAATTAAATCAGCTGGAAATTCAAGTATATGTAGCATGCAAGcaattcaaatattttctgttatacagaCAAGTTTATATGCAAAAAGCATATCTCtagttataaaatatatactgtctgtatcatggtaaacatgaaatattaaactttcattctaaaaaaaatttgtgATTCAGCTTAACTATTGGCTACGTAATCCACCCTGACGGTACCAAGGAATCTGTGTCCTCCTCGGAGTTCCAGTTAGCTGATCATGGAGAAGATGGAAACCCACCCAAACAGACATCTTTTAAATTCATAGCAGGTGTGTAttgataaatatcatataaactgAAGATGTGTCTAGTTTCTTCATCAATGACACTTACTCATATGTCGCTAGTAAAATGAATATGTTATTGTTTCTCAAAAGAACATAATAGgggaaaataaagataaaaatactTCCCACAAGTAAGATATTCACTGCAAGATACAGAATGTAAGCTTCATTGTCCTTTCACTAGGTTGTCTCGGGTTTGGGGGCACAATGTCCCTACAAAGTACCTGTAAATATAGTATCGTGTTGGACTCCATCCTTTCAAATATTAACTTGGTTTTCctttgtatgtacatttgtatctaccgttttacaaaatgtactaaTGTTGATGTGccatattatattattataaaattttgCTGTATACAtagctttgtatatatatactgtagcaATTGAAGAAAATATGAGGCTACTGTACTGACATTGATATTTTTGGGTATCTATTGTTAGGAGAGAAAGAGTACAATGTGACATGTACTGTCCAGGAAGCACCAATCTTCTACATTGGTGAGGGTCGGGATGCCAAGATCCATGAACGTATGTGTACCTACGACATCAATGGTCTACCTGGCTGGGGTGTCAGCGAGTGGGACTACAGGtaaatttacaatgtatatttgattATGTTATGTTCTTAGtctgataaaatataaaaaggaTAAAATCTGCAAAACACTAGTTCAGGTTGCAAGATCGTTTCACTTACCTTGAGAATTAAACCCTCGTGTTACCGGGTAATCTGaataatatttctatattaacGTTTTGTCTTGTTACAGAAATGTTCCATTTGATGACGGCAGAACGTGATGAAACAAGATACCTAGGTACTCCAGCTAGTGAAAGTTAATGTCAGAATGTGCTATTTTATAATtgtgtattgtctgtatatgttttacAAGTAATAATAGTATTGATATAGCCTATGTGTACTCATATTTATTCAATAATGATCATGTGCAAATGTATTTTGTCGAATCTAAACTGTATGAAGGTGGtgaaatcatatttaaaatCAAGTACTAGTCATATCATAGAGATTTCATGATTATCTTTCTGCCCTGCAGACTTGCCTGTTtcttaatatatgtattattttcttgaatttgaaaataatgtaatttcataaataaaaagtgattaaaataaaatgtcaaaatttgttttgagttccatttttagctcacctacTGTTCAGATAGGTTTTTCAACACCCTTGATGACATGGACTTACATATTAATCCAGTAATGCTAGGGTGAAGGGATACCAAGTTTACAAGTTCACAGGGCCAAGAGGCCCAGGATCATAATATTGAGCAAGTAGCATGCTGatatgaagggctaccaaggtCTCTTAATTAAGTCAAATATGTAAAAATCTTTAGATGACTTCTTTCCAATACCAGTTCAAGATGTTGATctagtagcatgctgggattaattgctaccaagtttgttcaaataactGTTCAAATAACTAGCCTTGGCCTACTTTCAAGCTAACAGCTGGTCAAATGTGTAAAAAATTGTAATGACTTCTAATGATTAACCAAGGGTTATGATATATTAACCAAAAAGCATGCTGTGAATACATGGCTGACCTCTACCTACTTTAATGTAAGGACGGTCAAAGGTGTTAAATTCGTAACaacttctcattaaccaagaggtACAGGCTCATGATATAGGGCCAGTAGTATTTCTCCAACTTCTTGCATAGGTTCCCCAtggtccttagttgtgccaattcaatttagatttttgatcagaaaaacaaaatggccgactgacgccatcttggattttgagaaattatgttt is a window encoding:
- the LOC117327580 gene encoding uncharacterized protein LOC117327580, translated to MILYVIGTILIILLVGWFSKSDPPAKCGIYTQPNKWYPLKYQFLLFVLKLRRRKNAKMDTATGENAGYGVRSRSSAADMEKVQTLPLDKPKAVDAVYFNGGNKDGQYFVAATARRQNNVVQTVLYIRLPGVGLLEIPSKPDTKLHSTDPQAFAAGGLKLEPVDPMKTWKISYKGKLRNHETLEELEVTFDLTWTAFTPYFDFDTDLHPNVMAASIAKEKWSRNYFDVLKSVHQTHYEQFGEITGVVNITGVGDKMVKVQGVRDHSYGNIRDWRYFHRYAINYATLSDKTAVCIGCISMPITMTSLTIGYVIHPDGTKESVSSSEFQLADHGEDGNPPKQTSFKFIAGEKEYNVTCTVQEAPIFYIGEGRDAKIHERMCTYDINGLPGWGVSEWDYRNVPFDDGRT